The Zalophus californianus isolate mZalCal1 chromosome 7, mZalCal1.pri.v2, whole genome shotgun sequence genome includes a region encoding these proteins:
- the LOC113927998 gene encoding translation initiation factor IF-2-like, with protein MRPELEESEPAASARNPAGKARLERVGDAAVPARKAAGTAPWAQPRRGSGGTRGAPRGSSPARQRGARGVPPGTSERRAVPGCLPCRLLLRRPYLPATPPAPAAPISAAPRDFHRTPQSPQRGVLPAEPPAPQLAASGRSQRHRGDFQERRPGLLEPPTAGTVPDSQCIGRWRRELAGQAGEEEETGAQSEQSWAQHLPGPGSAWGARIDCVRGPAEGETHHITLDLPVHLDATRTSARTPRLCQGHVLCNCIQFLDRSHSILKLDFLSNK; from the exons ATGCGG cCTGAGCTGGAGGAATCAGAACCTGCGGCGTCTGCAAGAAATCCTGCAGGGAAGGCGAGGCTGGAGAGGGTTGGGGACGCGGCGGTTCCGG CCCGGAAAGCTGCAGGCACCGCCCCATGGGCCCAGCCCCGGCGAGGGAGTGGCGGGACCCGAGGCGCACCGCGCGGCTCCTCGCCCGCCCGACAACGGGGCGCGCGGGGTGTGCCGCCGGGGACCAGCGAGAGGCGGGCGGTTCCGGGGTGCCTCCCCTGCCGCCTACTCCTGAGGCGTCCCTACCTCCCTGCCACGCCCCCGGCACCCGCTGCGCCGATCTCCGCCGCACCCCGCGATTTCCACCGCACCCCGCAATCTCCGCAGCGCGGCGTACTGCCAGCCGAGCCCCCTGCGCCCCAACTCGCCGCGTCTGGGAGGAGCCAAAGACACCGAG GTGATTTCCAGGAGAGGCGGCCGGGTCTCCTGGAGCCCCCCACCGCTGGAACAGTGCCAGACTCGCAGTGCATCGGCCGGTGGAGGAGGGAGTTGGCTGGTCAggctggggaagaggaagagaccgGCGCTCAGAGTGAGCAGAGCTGGGCGCAGCACCTGCCCGGGCCCGGGTCAGCGTGGGGTGCCCGCATTGACTGTGTCCGCGGTCCAGCAGAAGGGGAGACTCATCACATTACACTGGACCTGCCGGTCCACCTTGATGCCACTCGGACCTCTGCCAGAACCCCCCGGCTTTGCCAAGGTCACGTCCTGTGTAATTGTATACAATTTCTGGACAGGAGCCACTCCATTTTGAAGCTCGATTTCCTTTCTAACAAATGA
- the LOC113927120 gene encoding EKC/KEOPS complex subunit LAGE3-like: protein MLAAGADAGAGAGPRGAHPGRDGRDCRGGRGWLRLPGGEGAMAAAAFSGDRPISRPRHVPGPGGDAASTTLRPESRIHVFALCVPFPSRLEAEIAYRSLTPDAELHRGAVEKQLTVSCSVVAVRWRGEDPRLLRISIISFLDQLSLVMQTMRRFGPPVSR from the coding sequence ATGCTGGCGGCAGGAGCCGACGCAGGCGCAGGCGCCGGGCCGAGAGGTGCGCACCCCGGCCGGGACGGCCGGGACTGCCGTGGTGGTCGCGGCTGGCTCCGCCTTCCCGGCGGCGAGGGGGCGATGGCGGCTGCTGCCTTCTCCGGGGACCGGCCTATCTCGCGCCCACGGCACGTTCCGGGGCCAGGCGGAGACGCTGCTTCCACGACTCTAAGGCCGGAAAGCCGGATACACGTATTTGCCCTCTGCGTGCCTTTCCCGTCCCGCTTGGAGGCGGAGATCGCCTATCGGTCCCTGACCCCAGATGCCGAACTCCACAGAGGGGCTGTTGAGAAGCAGCTCACAGTGAGTTGCAGCGTCGTGGCCGTCCGCTGGAGAGGTGAAGATCCTCGCCTCCTCCGAATTTCCATCATCAGCTTTCTTGATCAGCTTTCCCTGGTGATGCAGACCATGCGGCGCTTTGGGCCCCCCGTTTCCCGCTAA